A part of Arachis hypogaea cultivar Tifrunner chromosome 12, arahy.Tifrunner.gnm2.J5K5, whole genome shotgun sequence genomic DNA contains:
- the LOC112729933 gene encoding uncharacterized protein, giving the protein MADVPPPSLSELMRMVAELQQANQRMADENQIMAAQIAELNHARIEHNDTHHQQPEDNEHHSQPSHVSETIRPDEVQPEDEKEESDELVGPFTEEVMNFELPKRFTLPLTLTPYDGLGDPKKFLKKFRSIMIVNGTSDTVLCRCFPNYLDGPALDWLCALPAGSISQFQQLAKLFEEHFDGSAIYLHDSDYLNTIKQGQNESLKDYMTCFTKVAISIPDLHPEVHLHAIKSGLQPGKFQETIAVAKPKTLAEFREKAKGQIDIEELRQARKSDKTHFRDDDKVQSNKKNFKLTPRFDSYTQFNTKREDIIKKILNLKLIKPPRKVGTYQDAKNVDKSKYCAFYQKHGHTTDDCVVTKDLLERLARQGHLDKYIGGHMHKRPTSTTNDLPEQPHRGKEKATPSNYKRPRGIINCILGGYANGGHSNSARKRSYRAIRSVDSPGGGTEVNTPLPQVTFTHVL; this is encoded by the coding sequence ATGGCTGACGTACCACCTCCCTCACTATCCGAACTTATGCGAATGGTAGCTGAGCTACAACAAGCCAATCAACGAATGGCCGacgaaaatcaaataatggctgCTCAAATCGCTGAACTGAACCATGCTCGAATAGAACATAACGACACTCATCACCAGCAACCAGAAGATAATGAGCATCATTCCCAGCCCTCTCATGTCTCGGAGACTATTCGACCCGACGAAGTTCAACCCGAAGATGAAAAGGAAGAGTCCGACGAACTTGTAGGACCCTTCACAGAAGAAGTGATGAACTTCGAATTGCCGAAGAGATTCACCCTACCACTAACCCTCACACCTTATGATGGGCTCGGAGACCCGAAGAAATTTCTCAAAAAGTTCCGATCAATAATGATTGTCAATGGTACATCAGATACTGTTTTATGCCGTTGTTTTCCAAATTatttagacggtcctgcacttgactGGTTGTGTGCTTTGCCTGCAGGTTCTATCTCGCAATTTCAGCAGCTGGCGAAGCTATTTGAAGAGCACTTTGACGGATCTGCAATTTACCTTCATGACTCGGATTATCTGAATACAATCAAGCAAGGCCAAAATGAAAGCCTGAAGGATTACATGACTTGCTTCACCAAGGTCGCTATTAGCATACCAGACCTTCACCCTGAAGTCCATCTTCACGCAATCAAAAGTGGACTCCAGCCTGGGAAGTTCCAAGAAACCATTGCTGTGGCTAAGCCGAAGACTCTCGCCGAGTTCCGCGAAAAGGCCAAAGGCCAAATTGATATCGAGGAACTAAGACAAGCTCGAAAGTCAGACAAAACACATTTTAGAGACGACGACAAGGTCCAAAGcaataagaaaaattttaagcTAACTCCCCGATTTGATTCTTACACGCAGTTCAACACCAAACGTGAGGACATCATAAAAAAAATCCTGAATTTAAAGTTAATCAAACCACCAAGGAAGGTCGGTACCTATCAAGATGCTAAGAACGTGGATAAGTCCAAATATTGTGCATTCTACCAAAAGCACGGCCACACTACCGACGATTGTGTAGTGACAAAAGACCTCTTGGAAAGATTGGCTCGGCAAGGCCACCTCGACAAATATATTGGAGGCCACATGCATAAACGTCCCACATCTACAACCAATGACCTACCTGAACAACCACATCGGGGCAAAGAAAAGGCAACACCGAGCAATTACAAAAGGCCCCGAGGTATAATTAATTGTATTTTAGGAGGATACGCCAACGGAGGACACTCAAATTCAGCTAGGAAAAGATCATACCGAGCAATACGCTCGGTGGACAGCCCAGGCGGTGGAACTGAGGTCAACACCCCACTCCCACAAGTCACATTCACACACGTGTTATGA